Proteins encoded by one window of Mycolicibacterium cosmeticum:
- a CDS encoding zinc-binding alcohol dehydrogenase family protein, whose translation MTTMTAIGAFTALPIDDPDALQDVRVDVPELRPHDVLVRVHAVSVNPVDIKRRRGLQPSATPTILGFDAAGVIEAVGPRVSTLAVGDEVWYAGDVSRPGTNAELHSVDERIVSRKPKSLSFKDSAALPLTTITAWEALFERFGLTADSTGDLLVLGAAGGVGSVMIQLAKKLTAVRVIATASRDDSRDWALRLGADVVIDHHDLQRQALDVAPDGIDYVFSPHSAGNVETYAAITKPFGHITAIDEPEGLELVALKPKSIAWHWELMFTRALSSYDMIAQQRLLAAAADLVDRGELRSTITTAIDDFSAAGLREAHRLVESGHMIGKVVVHR comes from the coding sequence ATGACCACCATGACCGCCATCGGAGCATTCACCGCCCTGCCCATCGACGACCCCGACGCCCTGCAGGATGTGCGGGTCGACGTTCCCGAGCTGCGCCCGCACGATGTGCTGGTCCGCGTGCACGCGGTCTCGGTCAACCCGGTCGACATCAAGCGGCGTCGTGGCCTGCAGCCATCGGCGACACCGACGATCCTCGGCTTCGATGCGGCCGGTGTCATCGAAGCCGTCGGTCCGCGGGTCAGCACCCTGGCCGTGGGTGACGAGGTGTGGTACGCCGGCGACGTCAGCAGGCCCGGCACCAACGCCGAGCTACACTCGGTGGACGAGCGCATCGTCTCCCGTAAACCGAAGTCCTTGTCCTTCAAGGATTCCGCCGCATTGCCGTTGACCACCATCACCGCATGGGAGGCACTGTTCGAGCGGTTCGGCTTGACCGCGGACTCCACCGGCGACCTGCTGGTGCTGGGTGCGGCCGGGGGCGTCGGCTCGGTCATGATCCAACTTGCCAAGAAACTGACCGCGGTCCGGGTGATCGCCACCGCCAGCCGAGACGACTCCCGGGACTGGGCGCTGCGCTTGGGCGCCGACGTGGTGATCGACCACCACGACCTGCAGAGGCAGGCGTTGGACGTCGCGCCCGACGGGATCGACTACGTGTTCTCTCCGCACTCGGCCGGCAACGTCGAGACGTACGCGGCGATCACCAAGCCGTTCGGGCACATCACCGCCATCGACGAGCCCGAGGGGCTGGAGTTGGTGGCCCTGAAACCCAAGAGCATCGCCTGGCATTGGGAGCTGATGTTCACCCGCGCGTTGTCTTCCTACGACATGATCGCCCAGCAGCGCCTGCTCGCCGCCGCCGCCGACCTGGTGGACCGGGGCGAGTTGCGCAGTACCATCACCACCGCGATCGACGATTTCAGCGCGGCGGGGCTGCGCGAGGCGCACCGGCTGGTCGAGTCGGGGCACATGATCGGAAAGGTGGTGGTGCACCGGTGA
- a CDS encoding FAD-dependent oxidoreductase translates to MTDRQVDLAVIGFGKGGKTLAAALGRKGWRVAMVEQSAQMYGGTCINIGCVPTKSLVYRSEHLDTGTAHPDEYRRAVAATAELTAGLRAVNYTMIDGIPTAEVLTGSARFVDAHTLAVSTAAGDVTVSAKWMVIGTGSRPTLPDIPGLAASPRVHTSTDLLTEQNLPARLVVLGGGYVGLEFAAMYAAYGSEVTVLERHTQVLAREDDDIAQAARNILQDKGVRIITGAQVTAVDDGAVSYRTEDAAHTVDGDAILVALGREPVTAELDLAAAGVRTTPSGAVAVDEHLRSSQPHIFAMGDVNGGPQFTYVSLDDYRIVLDQLVGDGTRSTADRNAVPYNLFITPPLGRVGLTEREAREKGLDIKVAAMAVADMATVPRARIVGEPQGRMKVVVDAQTDLILGAALLCYDAHEVINTVALAMRHGITATALRDSIYTHPSMTEAFNQLLGSL, encoded by the coding sequence GTGACTGACCGGCAGGTCGACCTCGCGGTGATCGGGTTCGGCAAGGGCGGCAAGACACTGGCCGCCGCGCTCGGCCGCAAGGGCTGGCGGGTGGCGATGGTCGAGCAGTCCGCGCAGATGTACGGCGGCACCTGCATCAACATCGGCTGCGTCCCGACGAAATCGCTGGTCTACCGGTCCGAGCACCTGGACACCGGCACGGCGCACCCCGACGAGTACCGCCGCGCCGTGGCCGCGACCGCCGAGCTGACGGCCGGCCTGCGCGCGGTGAACTACACCATGATCGACGGCATCCCGACGGCCGAGGTGCTCACGGGCTCGGCCCGGTTCGTCGACGCGCACACCTTGGCGGTGAGCACCGCCGCGGGCGATGTCACGGTATCGGCGAAGTGGATGGTGATCGGAACCGGTTCGCGCCCAACACTTCCCGACATCCCGGGACTGGCCGCCTCACCTCGCGTACACACCAGCACCGACCTGCTGACCGAGCAGAACCTGCCCGCGCGACTGGTGGTGTTGGGCGGCGGTTACGTCGGTCTGGAGTTCGCCGCGATGTACGCCGCGTACGGCTCCGAGGTCACCGTGCTGGAGCGGCACACCCAGGTGCTGGCCCGCGAGGACGACGACATCGCGCAGGCGGCTCGGAACATCCTGCAGGACAAGGGCGTCCGGATCATCACCGGAGCACAGGTGACTGCGGTCGACGACGGTGCGGTCAGCTACCGGACCGAAGACGCCGCACACACCGTCGACGGCGACGCCATCCTGGTGGCGTTGGGCCGCGAACCCGTCACCGCCGAGCTGGACCTGGCGGCGGCCGGCGTGCGCACCACACCGTCGGGCGCCGTCGCGGTCGACGAGCACCTGCGCAGCAGCCAACCGCACATCTTCGCGATGGGCGACGTGAACGGCGGCCCGCAGTTCACCTACGTCTCGCTCGACGACTACCGCATCGTGCTCGACCAGCTGGTCGGCGACGGCACCCGCAGTACCGCCGACCGAAACGCCGTGCCCTACAACCTCTTCATCACCCCACCGTTGGGCCGGGTGGGCCTGACCGAACGCGAGGCCAGGGAGAAGGGGCTCGATATCAAGGTGGCGGCCATGGCGGTGGCCGATATGGCCACCGTGCCGCGGGCCCGCATCGTCGGCGAACCGCAGGGCCGGATGAAGGTGGTGGTGGACGCACAGACCGACCTGATCCTGGGCGCGGCGCTGCTCTGCTACGACGCCCACGAGGTGATCAACACCGTCGCGCTGGCAATGCGACACGGCATCACCGCCACCGCCCTGCGCGACTCGATCTACACCCACCCGTCCATGACCGAGGCGTTCAATCAGCTGCTGGGCAGCTTGTAG
- a CDS encoding winged helix-turn-helix transcriptional regulator, with amino-acid sequence MARPCPTGHHDKHDVYSDSCPCRALLDLLSNKWSALIIGLLEQRGAVRFSELQAQLPGVGAKMLTQTLRRLEAASLVDRTVYAEVPPRVEYTLTDLGISVSEPLGLLRTWVEDNIDRVEALNRDWNT; translated from the coding sequence ATGGCCAGGCCGTGTCCGACGGGGCATCACGACAAGCACGACGTGTATTCGGACAGCTGCCCCTGTCGGGCCCTGCTGGACCTGTTGTCGAACAAGTGGTCCGCGCTGATCATCGGGTTACTCGAACAGCGCGGTGCGGTGCGGTTCTCCGAGTTGCAGGCGCAGCTGCCGGGCGTGGGCGCCAAGATGCTCACCCAGACGCTGCGACGGTTGGAGGCGGCGTCCTTGGTGGACCGGACGGTGTACGCCGAGGTGCCGCCACGGGTGGAGTACACGTTGACCGATCTCGGCATCAGCGTGTCGGAACCCTTGGGGCTGTTGCGAACCTGGGTGGAGGACAACATCGATCGGGTCGAGGCGCTGAACCGGGACTGGAACACTTAG